AACGATGGCGCTATCGTCTAGCCTGGCCTAGGACGCCGCCCTCTCAAGGCGAAAACACGGGTTCAAATCCCGTTAGCGCTACCACACCTATCACCAGCCCCCGAAGACTCTTCCTTCCGCGTCCCTGTGGTGTTTTAATTGTTGTATGCATATTCAAGAAAGCCCCAAAATCCTCGAGCCAAGATCTGAACTCGAATGATAGCCAGTCATCAGTTCCATTTACAGGCGTCGGAAGTTCTATTGGACACGGAATGACGCGGAGGGGCGCGGATTGAGGAGCACTGTAATACTTGGTCATTTGTTGATTTCCCCTGAAAGGAGAAACAATGTTCAAAAAGCTGCCTTCCCTTATTCTGGTCATCCTGCTCATCAGCGTCTCAGGAGGTCGGCTCGCTTATGGCAACCAAAATCAGGAGAAGGCGCAGGCCTCGGATCAAAGAGTACGAGATAACGTGAAACGGATTGGAACGGGGGAAAAAGCACACATTGAAGTCACGCTGAAGGATAAAACCATCCTCCGGGGCTATGTCAGAGAGGCCAGCGAGAGCAGCTTCGTGGTCGTTGATTCCAAGACAGGGGCCGACTCTGCGGTGCAATATCAGGACGTGAAGAAGATCAAGGGAAAGGGGCTTTCGACGGGGACCAAGGTCGTCCTCGGATTCGGAATCGCAGTGGGTGCCTTGGCGATCCTCGTTCTGATCGGACTGAACCAAGCCGACTGAAGCGTGCGGGCTCGCTCCTGCTGGCGGAACGATTTGAGCGCCCACCCATTGTCCCCCGCTCCTGCCCACTGCCAAAACAAAGCGCCCCGATCCGCCGTGGGCGAATCGGGGCGCTGAATGGAACAAGACAACGGCGAGGCGGTTAGAAGTACACCTTCGCCGCCAGTTGAACGAAGCGCGGATCTCGTGCTGTCGTGACACGTCCAAAATTAGTGGAGTTAATGTTCGCCGTGGGCGTGTTGAACTGCGTGTGGTTGAAGAAATTGAAGAATTCGAAACGCAGTTCGATCCGGGTGGACTCGGTCAACTTGGTGTCTTTGAACAAGGCGAAATCAAAGTTGTTAAGCCCCGGTCCGTGGAAGTTGTTGCGGCCCTGGTTTCCATAGGTTCCGAAGGCCTCCCGCGCAAAGGTGTTCGGGTTGAAGAAATAATGGTCGCGGGAAGTGGTTCCCCCCGCTACCCCATTCACAAAAGTGCTGGTCCGTGGGTCAGCGAACTGCGCAGATCCGAGGCTGTTCGGGCGATCCGGACAAGCATAATAGTTCCAGTTGGTGCAGATCAAACCTCGCAGGCCGCCATCATACACGTTGATAGGAAAGCCCGACTGAAAGGCAGTAATACCGGTGATCTTCCAACCTTCGGTCAACCGACTCGGCAGCTTGGAAAAGCCCGCCATATGTCGGAAGGGCAGTTCATAAGTGTAACTGAAAACGAACCGGTGTCGCGCATCGAAAGCCGAGTCACCGCGCAGCGCCGCCTGGTTGTATACGTTGAAGCCCTGAGCGGTTCCAAATCCGGTGTTTTCGAAAGAAGAGCCATTGTCAATGGCGTGAGCCCACGTGTAGGCAGCGAGGAACTGCAGACCCTTCGAGAAGTGCTTTTCCACCCGCAATTGCAGGGCATTATAGTTGGAATTGCCAATGCTCGAGATCATGCCGATCCCACCGAAAATATCGCCGGGATAACGGAAGTTATTCGGGAAGAAGAGATTCTGGTTCCCGCGATTGGTGACACAAGTAGGATTGGCGGCACAGCCGGTCGGGTTGGTCCCCAGGTTGAGTTCGTACGAGGCCACCAACCGGTGAGCGCTTGCCCCCACGTACGCCACCGAGAGAATCGTGTCCCCTCTCAGTTGCCGCTCCAAGGTCAGGTTCCAGTTTTGCGCATAGGGACTTTTGAAGGTTGGATCCAGGACGCTGATCCCCAGCGGTTCGTATTGAGTGAAGTCGACGCTGCTGCCAAACGGCGGTGAAGTGGAAGCTGGAAACTTGTTGCCAATGCACTTCCCGGTCTTGATGTCGCACCAAGGGTTGGCAAACTGTGGGTTCCCAGCGGCATCGCCGATTCCTCCCGAGCCGAAACCAAACGGCGGGGATTGCAGGAATTGCAGGGTCATTTCTTCTTCGGAGCGGTTAAAGTAGATTCCATATCCGGCCCGGATGCTCATTTTTCCAGACCCGCCGGACAACCAACCCCAGTCCGGGCTCCAGGCGAATCCAAATCGTGGGCCGAACTGTTTCCAAGCGGTCGATCCGGCGGCGTCGTTGATATCACCTTGGAAGACATACCCGAGCGGGGCCGTGGGAAAGAGTCTTGACTGCAGGCCAGGTCGGAACGCCACCGTGGCGTGATTCTCATGGTAAATGTCACTGAGCGCCGTATCGATCTGCCAACCGACTCCAAAGGTCAAGGTCAAGTTCGGACGGATGCGGAATTGATCCTGAGCATAGGAATAGTATTGTTGGGCACGGGCGTCAATAACGTCACCAGTGCCTTGCAAATAGCTGTCCGGGATCCCCAGGAGGAAATCAACTCCCGCCAGCCCAGTCGTGTACGGCCCGGTTGCCGCAAAAGTGAAGTTGCCATTGTTGTTGGCGGAGAACGGGTTGTAAACCTGGAACCGTCGCATGTCGAAGCCGAACTTCAAAGCATGCCGTCCCACGGTCCAGGAGATGTTATCAGTCACCTGATAGGTCTGGTCAATTCGCGGTTGCGGACCATTGTTTGAAAAACCCAAGGTAAACAAGCCGCTGACGGTGACCAGAGGAAGACCGGCCCCGCCTGGATTTTGTGGCGTGATCCCCGAGAAACCCGCGGAAGAGGGGAGAGTCGGAGTTTGAGGAAAAACAGCCCCGAAATTCAAGCGGGTGTACCCAAAGCGCGCTTCATTGAGCATCCGGTCACTCAGGATGTGAGTCCAGGACGCGGTCCACTGGTGTTGATGACTTGTGCTGACCTGGTCGAACCCGGGCAGATTCGCCCCAGTGAATGGAAGTTGGGCACTTGCCGGAGCGGTTTGCCAGAACCAGTTCACAAAGATATTGTCTTTGGCTGCTCGGGCCAGATCCACACGCCCCATCAACTGGTGCGCTTTAGTGCCATTCACCGCGTTAAAGAGAAAAGAGTTCACACCCTGATTGGGCAGCGGCACAAACTTGTTCATCAGCCCAGAGGCTACAGAATTGAAATTTGAGGTTGGGATGTGTCCGTTGGGAAAAAGTGTGGCGCAGTCCGAGGGCTTTCCGGTCTGCGGGTCTTTTGGGCAGCCGGGCGGGGCGTAAGGAGTGCCCGCAGGATAAGTTTTTCCATCCTCTCCCACCATCGGGAAAGGAGAAGTCCCCGTCGATGTGGCGAGGGCTGGAAAGATACCCCCCCGCTCCGCGGTGCTGAATACGGTGACGCTCCCTCCGCCACCTGGATTGCGGTTCCGGGTGCCCTGGTACGAGAAGAAGAAGAACGCCTTGTCCTTTTTGATCGGTCCGCCCACGGTTCCCCCGAACTGGTTCTGGTGGAAAATGACCGCCTGTCCTGGGGCACCGAAGAAGTTGCGTGCATTCAGACTGGTGTCCCGGAAAAATTCGAAGGCACTCCCGTGGAACGCGTTGGTGCCACCCCGGGTCACCGCGTTCAAGATGGCGCCGGAGTTGCGGCCGAACTCCGGATTGAGCGTGTTAGTCACCAGGCGGAATTCGGCAATGGCATCGGGACTGACGATGATTAAAGGAGTGTTGAGTGGTAGGTCGTTCGCATCCGTCCCGTTAACCATGTAGCTGTTCTGCTGTGATTGGCTTCCATTGGTGGCATAGTTGGTTCCAAATCGATCCGAGGCACCCACCACGCCCGGCTGTAATTGTTGCAATTGCACCCAATTTCGGCCATTGAGAGGAAGATCCCGGATGGCATCTCCAGTCACAACGCCACCAAGCTGCATGTTGGTGGTTTCCACCTGGGCGGCGTTGGCCTGAACCGCAACCTCCGTGGTCACCTGCCCGACTTCCATCGTGATGTTAACCACGAAAACCTGGTTCACCATCAGCTTAATCCCTGTTGTCACAAAGGTCTTGAATCCAGCCTTTTCTGCGGTCACTTTGTAATTTCCAATCTGCAATTGGAGAAAATCAAAAGATCCGTCTGTCCCCGATGCCATCTCCCTCGAAATATTCTTATCTACATTAGTGGCGATGATTTTGACATCGGGAACTACAGCGCCAGAAGGATCCGTAATAGTGCCCCGGATCCTGGCATTCAGTTGCTGAGCCATGACCAGACTGCACGTGCAAAGGCTCAGGAGAACGCCAAGAATGAGGCACGTATAT
The Terriglobia bacterium DNA segment above includes these coding regions:
- a CDS encoding carboxypeptidase regulatory-like domain-containing protein — translated: MMTRRKIYTCLILGVLLSLCTCSLVMAQQLNARIRGTITDPSGAVVPDVKIIATNVDKNISREMASGTDGSFDFLQLQIGNYKVTAEKAGFKTFVTTGIKLMVNQVFVVNITMEVGQVTTEVAVQANAAQVETTNMQLGGVVTGDAIRDLPLNGRNWVQLQQLQPGVVGASDRFGTNYATNGSQSQQNSYMVNGTDANDLPLNTPLIIVSPDAIAEFRLVTNTLNPEFGRNSGAILNAVTRGGTNAFHGSAFEFFRDTSLNARNFFGAPGQAVIFHQNQFGGTVGGPIKKDKAFFFFSYQGTRNRNPGGGGSVTVFSTAERGGIFPALATSTGTSPFPMVGEDGKTYPAGTPYAPPGCPKDPQTGKPSDCATLFPNGHIPTSNFNSVASGLMNKFVPLPNQGVNSFLFNAVNGTKAHQLMGRVDLARAAKDNIFVNWFWQTAPASAQLPFTGANLPGFDQVSTSHQHQWTASWTHILSDRMLNEARFGYTRLNFGAVFPQTPTLPSSAGFSGITPQNPGGAGLPLVTVSGLFTLGFSNNGPQPRIDQTYQVTDNISWTVGRHALKFGFDMRRFQVYNPFSANNNGNFTFAATGPYTTGLAGVDFLLGIPDSYLQGTGDVIDARAQQYYSYAQDQFRIRPNLTLTFGVGWQIDTALSDIYHENHATVAFRPGLQSRLFPTAPLGYVFQGDINDAAGSTAWKQFGPRFGFAWSPDWGWLSGGSGKMSIRAGYGIYFNRSEEEMTLQFLQSPPFGFGSGGIGDAAGNPQFANPWCDIKTGKCIGNKFPASTSPPFGSSVDFTQYEPLGISVLDPTFKSPYAQNWNLTLERQLRGDTILSVAYVGASAHRLVASYELNLGTNPTGCAANPTCVTNRGNQNLFFPNNFRYPGDIFGGIGMISSIGNSNYNALQLRVEKHFSKGLQFLAAYTWAHAIDNGSSFENTGFGTAQGFNVYNQAALRGDSAFDARHRFVFSYTYELPFRHMAGFSKLPSRLTEGWKITGITAFQSGFPINVYDGGLRGLICTNWNYYACPDRPNSLGSAQFADPRTSTFVNGVAGGTTSRDHYFFNPNTFAREAFGTYGNQGRNNFHGPGLNNFDFALFKDTKLTESTRIELRFEFFNFFNHTQFNTPTANINSTNFGRVTTARDPRFVQLAAKVYF